One segment of Hemiscyllium ocellatum isolate sHemOce1 unplaced genomic scaffold, sHemOce1.pat.X.cur. scaffold_518_pat_ctg1, whole genome shotgun sequence DNA contains the following:
- the LOC132813890 gene encoding uncharacterized protein LOC132813890, translating into PPPTTNTPNLHSLTITPNPPLSPPTFTCPPRPGVPWRRHGFGEETTRGRGTGRERGRRAIGRHANAAGWLSLSLRLGSGFVPGVGGAIFPLSPHPTSHCPGGNDSNGIISTQAVAVCHVVPNSHRGVSALSNVTGLIRIQAKRQNGTEVRLDLSGFPGDQGAHGIHVHEFGDLSDGCESLGGHFNPHHRQHGSHAGDLGNFRPGPDGSLHETLTGVRLQLKGAHSIIGRSIVVHENEDDMGVLEVVGSRDHGNAGRRLACCIIGHGNSRHWPSEPPTPSGSWVSEARLSEFPIWGRVHENEDDMGVLEVVGSRDHGNAGRRLACCVIGHGNSRHWPSEPPTGV; encoded by the exons cccccaccaaccacaAATACCCCCAATCTTCACTCACTGACAATTACCCCCAACCCCCCACTGAGCCCTCCGACGTTCACCTGCCCTCCCCGGCCAGGGGTTCCCTGGCGCAGGCACGGTTTCGGTGAGGAGACCACGAGAGGGCggggcacggggagagagagggggcggagagCGATCGGGCGCCATGCGAATGCAGCTGGTTGGCTCTCGTTGTCGCTGCGGCTGGGGAGTGGCTTTGTGCCCGGGGTGGGAGGGGCGATCTTCCCGttgtctccccaccccacctcccactgTCCAGGAGGGAATGACTCCAACGGGATCATCTCCACCCAGGCCGTCGCTGTCTGCCATGTCGTTCCCAACAGCCACCGGGGAGTGAGCGCGCTCAGTAACGTCACCGGACTCATCCGCATCCAGGCGAAG AGACAGAACGGGACGGAGGTGAGGTTGGATCTGTCGGGATTTCCGGGAGACCAGGGAGCACACGGAATTCACGTTCACGAGTTCGGGGACCTGAGCGATGGCTGTGAATCACTGGGTGGGCACTTTAACCCACACCACAGGCAGCACGGCAG CCACGCTGGGGATCTTGGGAATTTCCGCCCTGGACCAGACGGTTCTCTCCATGAGACTCTGACCGGAGTCAGGCTCCAACTGAAGGGGGCGCACTCCATCATTGGCCGATCTATCGTG GTCCACGAGAACGAAGACGACATGGGTGTCCTGGAGGTGGTCGGGAGCCGCGACCACGGCAACGCCGGGCGGCGCCTGGCCTGCTGCATCATCGGGCACGGCAACAGCCGCCACTGGCCCTCGGAACCGCCCACGCCCAGTGGCAGCTGGGTGTCTGAGGCCCGGCTAAGCGAGTTCCCAATCTGGGGACGC GTCCACGAGAACGAAGACGACATGGGTGTCCTGGAGGTGGTCGGGAGCCGCGACCACGGCAACGCCGGGCGGCGCCTGGCCTGCTGCGTCATCGGGCACGGCAACAGCCGCCACTGGCCCTCAGAACCGCCCACGGGTGTCTGA